A region of Marnyiella aurantia DNA encodes the following proteins:
- a CDS encoding putative porin, giving the protein MRYLFFLAVLFSNLYASQIVNKTDSNMVKQPDSLVIDSGVRDSLKIFKPTIQDYISFTQFSERKVIDTVLSNEKTFAFTQWNNRDNFGRIQFANIGSGFNPLVYEVNPEQNLTLLPENKSFGFLGIKDIRYYDVKTPTTTFIYHNAVRNGAALNSTYTQNIGKNFNFALEYMGLRSQGLYSNSLAANNNTLFSGHYISTNLKYEAFAHFIHQNINNQENGGIANNELFMADDDAYDNRANVEVNLEGVTSQFSARRYYFSHQFAPFDPAKYPFKIRHTLFHQGNKYRFAQEALQPYFYQTTASLVPDFPLTTGKFSKNFSNTVSLVFDNESFKVDAGLRHQMMQLGVTESLNIANITVPAEIRENRIGAVGNLSVELWDRIGLNSFLEFSRGERFGSYIQSRNQFRLEPVQGYFVNAKVNFQSATPSFNYHLNTSPYRAYNYFEDDFKNQSILEIGGNVNLKWFDTQLFVNYFRIDNFTYLNGTRPQQSDSPVNISQIGGDATFRYGKFNLNSRLLFQNTLSNGDLFPAPNFIGRANLYFQSKAFKNAAEIQTGIKAQFFTKFSSREYSPILNEFVLPGTAAYDIGGIPVVDAYFNLKVKRMFFFIEGQHLNTLIDNNKVYTAPHYPFYDFRLNIGIVWYIIS; this is encoded by the coding sequence ATGAGATATTTATTTTTTCTGGCGGTACTGTTCTCCAATCTGTATGCTTCACAAATCGTGAACAAGACCGACAGCAATATGGTGAAACAGCCGGACTCCCTTGTCATAGACTCGGGTGTGCGTGATTCTCTCAAAATTTTCAAACCGACAATTCAGGATTATATATCCTTTACCCAGTTTTCCGAACGGAAGGTTATAGATACAGTACTCTCTAATGAGAAAACATTTGCTTTCACGCAGTGGAATAACCGTGATAATTTCGGCAGGATACAGTTCGCCAATATCGGCTCGGGCTTTAACCCGTTGGTCTACGAAGTTAATCCCGAGCAGAACCTAACCCTTCTGCCAGAGAACAAGTCGTTTGGATTTTTGGGTATAAAGGACATCCGTTATTATGATGTTAAGACACCGACTACAACATTTATTTACCATAATGCGGTCAGGAATGGGGCAGCGCTTAACTCCACCTACACACAGAATATTGGCAAGAACTTCAACTTCGCGCTGGAGTATATGGGATTGCGTTCTCAGGGGCTCTATAGTAACTCACTTGCGGCAAACAACAATACACTCTTTTCCGGTCATTACATTTCAACTAATCTTAAATATGAAGCCTTCGCTCATTTTATTCATCAGAATATAAATAACCAGGAGAACGGAGGTATTGCCAATAATGAACTTTTCATGGCTGATGACGATGCTTATGATAACCGTGCTAATGTAGAAGTCAATCTGGAAGGTGTAACCTCTCAGTTTTCTGCAAGAAGATATTATTTCAGTCACCAGTTTGCACCTTTTGACCCGGCAAAGTATCCGTTTAAGATTCGCCATACCTTATTTCACCAGGGAAATAAGTACCGGTTTGCACAGGAAGCTCTGCAACCATACTTCTATCAGACAACAGCCAGCTTGGTTCCTGATTTTCCATTAACCACGGGGAAGTTCTCAAAAAATTTCAGTAATACCGTTAGCTTGGTTTTCGATAATGAAAGTTTTAAAGTGGACGCGGGTCTCAGACATCAAATGATGCAACTGGGTGTTACAGAATCCCTGAACATAGCTAATATCACTGTTCCTGCAGAAATCAGGGAAAACCGGATTGGTGCTGTAGGTAATCTTTCTGTTGAGCTATGGGACAGGATAGGGCTCAATTCATTTCTTGAATTTTCCAGAGGTGAAAGATTCGGTAGTTATATTCAATCACGTAACCAATTTAGGTTGGAGCCGGTACAGGGTTATTTTGTTAATGCTAAAGTGAATTTTCAGTCGGCTACACCAAGTTTTAATTATCATCTTAATACCTCACCGTACAGAGCCTATAATTATTTTGAGGACGATTTTAAAAACCAGAGTATCCTGGAGATCGGAGGTAATGTGAACCTGAAGTGGTTCGATACTCAGCTTTTTGTAAACTATTTCAGGATTGATAACTTTACCTATCTCAATGGTACCAGACCGCAGCAAAGTGATAGCCCGGTAAACATTTCGCAAATCGGCGGCGATGCAACTTTTCGCTATGGCAAATTTAATCTGAATTCAAGACTGCTTTTCCAGAATACCCTATCCAACGGTGATCTGTTTCCCGCTCCCAACTTCATTGGACGTGCAAATCTGTATTTCCAAAGTAAGGCCTTTAAGAATGCGGCCGAAATCCAGACGGGAATCAAAGCTCAGTTTTTCACAAAGTTCAGTTCGCGTGAATATTCTCCAATCCTTAATGAGTTTGTGTTGCCCGGCACAGCAGCGTATGATATAGGAGGTATCCCGGTTGTTGATGCTTACTTTAATCTTAAAGTAAAACGAATGTTCTTTTTCATCGAAGGACAGCACCTTAATACTTTGATTGATAATAATAAAGTATATACAGCGCCTCATTATCCATTCTACGATTTTCGCCTGAATATAGGAATCGTTTGGTATATAATAAGTTAA
- the bshC gene encoding bacillithiol biosynthesis cysteine-adding enzyme BshC → MKLHKKIPFVELKGIPDLITDFLKSDLPGTEEHLFSQQNFKTKIASRGRHYSTETREILCEVLSDQMAEPHSSKQIFNLKSLRESNTFTITTGHQLNLFTGPVFFIYKILQTIKTAQYLTSEFPEYNFVPVFWMATEDHDFDEICFFNTEQHRYEIQSGSGGAVGRIILDNVSFISRFEKEFQDSVFGTELILMLKEAYKPGTTLAAATRTLVDRIFAEYGLLILDGDDARLKNLMIPAFSEELNISALSHSVSKQVQFLTERYGKVQVNPREINLFYLSASRNRIDKLGDSYVLADSERTFTSQELHRELTEHPEKFSPNALMRPVYQETVLPNVAYIGGNAEIMYWLELTDYFKDRNIPFPVLIPRNSFLNITNKTLQKVDKNQLQIDDFFGDYGSVINSKLLENNEIRNLLKDKAGEVAAAFQSIRVLASRTDKTFGNLVAAEETRQLKSYRRMQKRLLRAEKVKQYERVAALQALYKEVHPGNKWQERVYNFSVFYSFGGSAWLKSCLEEMEVTQASLVVMVD, encoded by the coding sequence TTGAAATTACATAAGAAAATACCTTTCGTGGAGCTTAAGGGGATTCCGGATCTTATCACGGATTTTCTGAAATCTGATCTTCCTGGTACAGAAGAGCACCTTTTCTCTCAGCAGAATTTCAAAACAAAAATTGCTTCCAGAGGCCGGCATTATTCCACCGAAACCCGAGAGATACTTTGTGAGGTGCTTTCTGATCAGATGGCCGAACCACATAGCAGTAAGCAAATATTTAATTTAAAGTCGCTACGCGAAAGTAACACGTTCACCATTACTACAGGGCATCAGTTAAACCTGTTTACGGGACCCGTTTTCTTTATTTATAAAATCCTTCAAACCATAAAGACTGCTCAGTATCTAACTTCGGAATTTCCGGAGTATAATTTTGTTCCCGTTTTCTGGATGGCAACGGAGGATCATGATTTTGACGAAATCTGTTTTTTTAATACGGAGCAGCATAGATATGAGATACAGTCTGGGTCCGGTGGTGCCGTTGGGCGTATTATACTTGATAATGTTTCGTTCATAAGCCGTTTTGAGAAGGAATTTCAGGATTCTGTTTTTGGTACCGAACTAATCCTGATGCTTAAAGAGGCTTACAAACCAGGCACTACGTTAGCTGCCGCAACACGGACTTTAGTGGACCGGATATTTGCGGAATACGGACTGCTTATTCTTGATGGTGATGATGCGCGGTTAAAAAATCTGATGATTCCAGCTTTCTCAGAGGAGTTAAATATCTCAGCACTTTCACATAGTGTAAGCAAACAGGTGCAATTCTTAACCGAACGTTACGGAAAGGTCCAGGTTAACCCGCGCGAAATCAACCTTTTTTACCTGTCAGCTTCGAGGAACAGGATTGACAAGCTGGGTGACAGTTATGTTTTGGCAGACAGTGAACGAACATTCACGTCGCAAGAACTTCACAGGGAACTCACGGAGCACCCGGAGAAATTCAGTCCTAATGCTCTAATGAGACCTGTCTACCAGGAAACTGTTCTGCCCAACGTGGCTTATATCGGCGGAAATGCCGAAATCATGTACTGGCTGGAGCTTACAGATTATTTCAAGGATAGAAATATTCCTTTTCCGGTACTCATCCCGAGGAACTCTTTTTTGAATATCACAAATAAGACACTTCAGAAAGTGGACAAAAATCAACTGCAAATTGACGACTTCTTTGGTGATTATGGTTCGGTTATCAATAGTAAGCTGCTGGAAAACAATGAAATCCGGAATTTGCTTAAGGATAAAGCGGGGGAGGTAGCAGCTGCATTTCAGTCTATTCGTGTCCTGGCTTCAAGGACCGATAAAACGTTTGGTAACCTTGTCGCTGCAGAAGAAACGCGTCAGCTGAAGTCCTACCGGCGAATGCAAAAAAGGCTTTTACGTGCTGAAAAAGTGAAACAGTATGAACGGGTTGCGGCGTTACAGGCACTGTATAAAGAAGTACATCCCGGAAATAAATGGCAGGAGCGGGTTTATAATTTCAGTGTGTTTTACTCTTTCGGAGGCAGCGCTTGGCTCAAATCTTGTTTAGAGGAAATGGAAGTTACCCAGGCCAGTTTGGTGGTTATGGTAGATTAA
- a CDS encoding LysM peptidoglycan-binding domain-containing protein → MKKIFIMSVLLLFSGVSAQKKTHTVSKGDNAYNISKKYGISLDEFFRLNPDSKSGNLKIGEVVTVKTGSGMPSSTTVGYITVEPGQTLYGILKQYKVSESEIKKLNPGLESNLKVGDRLALPASSISRYSGSAAVSVAGNRNSSVIKDAPANNYTSSGISTDNFVTYTVQSGDTTFGIVNKFAVTLDDLIRLNADLSKGLKTGMVLKIKPADKAYVKKSGDELNVVVMLPFGYESGDSKYRSMSMDFLSGAKLAVERNARRGQKLNIKVVDAGSEATFKNSLTQINRDNTDLIVGPLFKSSILEVLEYVKDSKIPVVAPFANSEDLYGFSNLIIVETNEQTYADRIVQEVKTVYSDQKIFVVADVDGAHANNIRSALMKTLKNPNIQIVSSPSEIKADTNMMTGQSVPVIAILASNNDNTGESFAERMISMSKEVQGIKAFSMYYVPTFEKKADELTQAGLVYIMDRTINTEGAFEKEILSEFNQKYCKTPGKYSIIGFDVMNDMLSRENSRGEIFSQMGKTQIQLATKFEFERVQRNGAYVNTGYRVVRLVP, encoded by the coding sequence ATGAAGAAAATATTCATAATGTCCGTTTTACTGTTGTTCAGCGGAGTATCGGCGCAAAAGAAAACGCACACCGTTTCTAAAGGTGACAATGCCTACAATATTTCAAAGAAATATGGAATTTCGCTGGATGAATTTTTCAGATTAAATCCGGATTCCAAAAGTGGCAATCTTAAAATAGGCGAGGTTGTTACCGTTAAAACCGGTTCTGGGATGCCAAGTTCCACAACGGTAGGCTACATCACTGTGGAGCCTGGACAAACGTTGTACGGGATTCTAAAACAGTATAAAGTTTCAGAGTCAGAAATTAAGAAACTTAATCCCGGACTGGAGTCTAACCTTAAAGTTGGCGACCGTCTTGCACTTCCTGCTTCCAGCATTTCGCGCTACTCTGGTTCTGCCGCAGTAAGTGTTGCGGGAAACCGTAACAGTTCTGTAATTAAGGATGCTCCCGCAAACAACTATACTTCCAGCGGCATTTCAACAGACAATTTTGTAACCTATACTGTTCAGTCAGGAGACACCACTTTTGGTATTGTGAATAAATTTGCTGTAACTCTGGATGATCTCATCCGCTTAAACGCTGATCTTTCCAAAGGTCTAAAAACAGGTATGGTGCTTAAGATTAAACCAGCCGATAAAGCGTATGTGAAAAAGTCCGGCGATGAGTTGAATGTTGTTGTCATGCTTCCGTTTGGTTATGAATCCGGCGACAGCAAATACAGAAGTATGTCCATGGATTTTCTGTCCGGAGCAAAACTCGCTGTTGAAAGGAATGCACGACGCGGACAAAAACTTAATATAAAGGTCGTGGATGCAGGTAGTGAGGCTACTTTCAAGAACTCGCTTACACAGATCAACCGGGATAATACTGATTTAATAGTGGGACCACTTTTCAAATCAAGTATTCTGGAAGTATTGGAATACGTAAAAGACAGTAAAATTCCTGTCGTAGCTCCCTTTGCAAACTCGGAAGATCTTTATGGATTCAGTAATCTGATTATTGTTGAAACCAACGAACAGACCTATGCAGACCGAATTGTTCAGGAAGTCAAGACTGTTTATTCTGACCAGAAAATATTTGTTGTTGCAGACGTTGACGGGGCACATGCGAATAATATCCGCTCCGCTCTGATGAAGACGTTGAAAAACCCTAATATACAGATTGTAAGTTCCCCATCAGAAATTAAAGCTGATACAAATATGATGACAGGGCAGAGCGTACCCGTAATCGCAATTTTGGCCAGCAATAATGATAACACCGGTGAGTCGTTTGCAGAAAGGATGATTTCAATGTCCAAGGAAGTACAGGGCATAAAAGCTTTTTCTATGTATTACGTACCAACCTTCGAAAAGAAAGCAGACGAACTTACTCAAGCCGGATTAGTCTATATTATGGACAGGACAATCAACACTGAAGGCGCTTTCGAAAAAGAAATTCTTTCAGAATTTAACCAGAAATACTGCAAGACACCCGGTAAATACTCAATTATCGGTTTCGATGTTATGAATGATATGTTAAGTCGCGAGAACAGCCGTGGCGAAATTTTCAGTCAGATGGGTAAAACACAAATACAATTGGCAACAAAGTTTGAATTTGAGCGGGTTCAGAGAAACGGAGCGTACGTGAATACTGGCTATCGCGTAGTCCGTCTGGTACCCTAA
- the fabD gene encoding ACP S-malonyltransferase — protein sequence MKALVFPGQGSQFVGMGKELYDSRKDIKDLMESANDVLGFDILSLMFSGAEEDLRKTEITQPAIFIHSLAALKATDALGTEMVAGHSLGEFSALVANGVLSFQDGLKLVHERAKAMQEACDAHPSSMAAILGLDDSKVEEICASVNGVVVPANYNCPGQLVISGETDAVEEACEKMKEAGAKRALILPVNGAFHSPLMQSAQDRLATAISSTKFRNSTIPIYQNITTTAVSDPEEIKNNLIAQLTGPVKWTQSVQNMIKDGATKFVEVGPGKTLQGLIKKINSEVVFS from the coding sequence ATGAAAGCACTTGTATTTCCTGGGCAAGGTTCACAGTTTGTTGGCATGGGAAAAGAACTTTACGATTCCCGGAAAGACATTAAAGACCTGATGGAATCTGCCAATGATGTCCTTGGATTTGATATATTGTCCCTGATGTTCAGCGGTGCTGAAGAGGATCTTAGAAAAACTGAAATTACGCAACCTGCCATATTTATTCATTCACTGGCTGCGCTTAAAGCTACTGATGCTCTCGGTACCGAAATGGTGGCTGGTCATTCACTTGGCGAATTTTCCGCTTTGGTGGCAAATGGTGTTCTGTCGTTTCAGGATGGCTTGAAACTGGTACATGAACGTGCAAAGGCTATGCAGGAAGCATGTGATGCGCATCCAAGTTCAATGGCGGCAATCTTAGGCCTGGACGACAGTAAAGTAGAGGAAATCTGCGCTTCAGTAAATGGCGTTGTGGTTCCTGCCAATTATAATTGTCCCGGTCAGCTTGTTATTTCGGGTGAGACTGATGCTGTGGAAGAAGCATGTGAAAAAATGAAAGAAGCAGGTGCAAAACGGGCACTGATACTTCCGGTAAACGGTGCTTTTCATTCGCCATTGATGCAGTCTGCACAGGACCGTCTGGCAACAGCTATTTCCAGCACTAAGTTCCGTAATTCCACTATTCCTATATATCAGAACATAACTACCACGGCTGTTTCTGATCCGGAAGAAATAAAAAATAACCTGATCGCACAACTTACCGGACCAGTGAAATGGACACAAAGCGTTCAGAATATGATTAAGGACGGCGCTACAAAATTTGTAGAAGTTGGTCCCGGTAAAACACTGCAGGGACTGATTAAAAAGATAAACTCCGAAGTCGTATTTTCATAA
- a CDS encoding GYDIA family GHMP kinase: MTGRIFSPGKLLLTSEYFVLDGALALAVPTTPGQEFFFEEKDDAQSTVFWEALHQGEPWLSVRLNYKTWTILDTNLPQSAEFVLRLLKTVQQHSGTRFQGSASYHLKTNLQFPADFGLGSSSTLINNIAQWSDSDPYLLNTVLLHGSGYDIAVAREKRAILFQNAPELNVKPVHYSPMFKDDLLFVHINRKQDSRAGIQLYRSKEKSADLINRFSELTAEVYNSTNLPGFLHLMEEHENLVSEFIGLPKIKDRFFADYGGTVKSLGAWGGDFVLASSHGDFKSYFAQRGYQHVFTWDQLILSP, encoded by the coding sequence ATGACGGGCAGAATATTTTCGCCGGGAAAATTATTGCTGACATCAGAATACTTTGTCCTGGACGGAGCTCTTGCTCTGGCTGTTCCTACAACGCCAGGTCAGGAGTTTTTTTTTGAGGAGAAGGATGACGCGCAATCCACAGTATTTTGGGAGGCTCTGCATCAGGGAGAACCCTGGCTTAGTGTTAGACTGAATTATAAAACATGGACAATCCTTGATACGAATTTGCCACAGTCTGCCGAGTTTGTGCTCCGTCTCTTAAAAACTGTTCAGCAGCATTCCGGAACCAGGTTTCAGGGCTCGGCATCGTACCATCTTAAAACTAACCTTCAGTTTCCGGCTGATTTCGGCTTGGGAAGCAGTTCTACATTAATAAACAATATCGCCCAGTGGTCGGATAGTGATCCTTACCTTCTGAACACGGTCCTGCTGCACGGCAGTGGTTATGATATTGCTGTTGCACGGGAGAAGCGGGCGATACTTTTTCAGAATGCACCGGAGCTTAATGTGAAACCAGTTCACTACTCTCCAATGTTTAAGGATGATCTGCTCTTTGTACACATCAACCGAAAGCAGGACAGCCGCGCCGGAATCCAGTTGTACAGAAGTAAGGAGAAGTCGGCGGACCTGATTAACCGTTTTTCCGAGCTCACCGCAGAAGTCTATAACAGTACCAACCTTCCTGGGTTCCTGCATTTAATGGAAGAGCATGAAAACTTAGTTTCCGAATTCATCGGCTTGCCTAAAATTAAAGACCGCTTTTTTGCCGATTATGGCGGGACTGTTAAAAGCCTGGGTGCCTGGGGCGGTGACTTTGTACTGGCTTCAAGCCATGGCGATTTCAAATCTTATTTTGCTCAGCGTGGGTATCAGCATGTATTTACCTGGGATCAGTTGATACTGTCGCCATAA
- the pckA gene encoding phosphoenolpyruvate carboxykinase (ATP), with the protein MKHIKIIQQLDDLGITGYQEVVYNPSYEELFQAENSAKNEGFEKGALTESGAMAVQTGIFTGRSPKDRYIVEDDETRDTIYWDGKVNLPTSPEIFASCKSLVMDQLSKSEKIYVVDAFCGTNPDTRLKVRFIMEVAWQAHFVTNMFIRPSNHELENFGTPDFMVINGSKTTNPNWQEQGLNSENFVMFNLTEKMQIIGGTWYGGEMKKGMFAMMNYFLPLKGMASMHCSANVGEDGDVALFFGLSGTGKTTLSADPKRYLIGDDEHGWDNNGVFNFEGGCYAKVIDLSEEKEPDIYRAIKRDALLENVVVDENGKIDYTDGSITENTRVSYPIYHINKIVLPSKAGHASKIVYLSADAFGVLPPVSILTEDQAQYHFLCGYTSKLAGTERGITAPEPSFSPAFGEAFLTLHPTMYSKTLIGKMKEHGAKAYLVNTGWNGTGKRISLKDTRAIIDAIIDGSIDRAEKATIPVMNLEIPTALPNVSEGILDPRDTYENASDWEAKARDLAARYIKNFEQYCDSDEARKLIPSGPQL; encoded by the coding sequence ATGAAACACATCAAAATTATTCAGCAGCTGGATGATCTGGGAATTACAGGTTATCAGGAAGTGGTGTACAATCCGTCTTACGAAGAACTTTTTCAGGCTGAGAATTCAGCAAAGAATGAGGGATTTGAAAAAGGCGCCCTAACTGAGTCCGGTGCTATGGCAGTACAGACCGGTATTTTCACAGGTCGTTCCCCAAAGGACCGCTATATCGTGGAAGACGATGAAACGCGTGATACCATTTATTGGGACGGCAAAGTAAACCTGCCTACAAGTCCGGAAATTTTTGCAAGCTGTAAATCATTAGTGATGGATCAGCTGTCCAAATCCGAGAAGATTTATGTTGTTGATGCGTTTTGTGGCACAAACCCCGATACCCGCCTAAAGGTGAGATTCATTATGGAAGTGGCATGGCAGGCACATTTTGTGACCAATATGTTCATCCGTCCTTCTAATCATGAACTTGAAAACTTTGGAACTCCGGACTTCATGGTGATTAACGGTTCCAAGACTACCAATCCAAACTGGCAGGAACAGGGGCTGAACTCCGAAAACTTCGTGATGTTCAACCTTACAGAAAAAATGCAGATCATTGGTGGTACCTGGTACGGTGGCGAAATGAAGAAAGGAATGTTTGCAATGATGAACTATTTCCTTCCGCTTAAAGGTATGGCATCTATGCACTGCTCTGCAAACGTAGGCGAAGATGGTGATGTAGCTCTGTTTTTCGGTCTTTCAGGTACAGGTAAAACAACTCTTTCTGCGGATCCGAAACGTTATCTGATCGGTGATGATGAGCATGGTTGGGATAACAATGGTGTCTTCAACTTTGAAGGTGGATGTTATGCAAAAGTGATAGACCTTTCCGAAGAGAAAGAACCGGACATCTACAGAGCCATCAAGAGAGATGCACTGCTGGAGAATGTGGTAGTGGACGAGAACGGAAAAATTGACTATACAGATGGTTCAATAACCGAGAACACTCGTGTATCTTACCCTATTTATCATATTAACAAAATTGTACTTCCTTCCAAGGCAGGTCATGCAAGTAAGATTGTATATCTTTCTGCTGATGCTTTCGGGGTATTGCCTCCAGTTTCTATCCTAACAGAAGATCAGGCCCAGTATCACTTCCTTTGCGGCTACACATCGAAGCTTGCCGGTACAGAGAGAGGAATTACCGCACCGGAACCATCTTTTTCACCTGCGTTTGGTGAGGCATTCCTTACCCTGCACCCAACTATGTACTCCAAAACACTTATCGGTAAGATGAAGGAGCATGGTGCTAAAGCATATTTAGTGAACACTGGTTGGAACGGTACCGGAAAAAGAATTTCCCTGAAAGATACCCGTGCAATCATTGATGCCATTATTGACGGCTCTATTGACCGTGCAGAGAAGGCAACCATCCCGGTAATGAACCTGGAAATCCCGACTGCATTACCAAATGTATCAGAAGGTATCCTGGATCCACGCGACACGTATGAAAATGCCTCAGATTGGGAAGCCAAAGCGAGAGACCTTGCGGCAAGATATATTAAGAATTTTGAACAGTACTGCGATTCCGACGAAGCCAGGAAGTTAATCCCTTCAGGACCTCAACTGTAA
- a CDS encoding type II 3-dehydroquinate dehydratase, whose product MNILIVNGPNLNLLGTREPEIYGTVTMVEELADLSAEFINNTILYYQSNAEGDLIDRLQASDYDALVINPGAYTHYSYALADCLKNVSVPKVEVHISNIYKREEFRQKSVTAAHTDGIISGFGLNGYRLAILSLNL is encoded by the coding sequence ATGAATATACTGATTGTAAACGGACCCAACCTCAATCTGCTTGGCACCCGCGAACCTGAGATTTATGGTACAGTTACAATGGTGGAAGAGCTTGCGGACCTTTCGGCTGAATTTATCAACAATACTATCCTGTATTACCAATCCAACGCAGAGGGCGATCTAATAGACAGATTACAGGCCTCAGATTATGATGCCCTCGTGATCAATCCGGGCGCTTATACGCACTATTCGTACGCATTGGCAGACTGCCTGAAAAACGTTTCAGTCCCAAAGGTGGAGGTTCACATCTCCAACATCTATAAACGGGAGGAATTCCGCCAGAAATCGGTTACAGCGGCTCATACAGACGGCATTATAAGCGGCTTCGGATTGAACGGATACCGGCTGGCTATCTTAAGCCTGAATCTTTAA
- the rpsT gene encoding 30S ribosomal protein S20 has product MANHKSALKRIRQNVAKRLRNKYYHKTARTALKALRNEEDKTVASEQLPKVIALVDKLAKRNIIHKNKASNLKSKLTKHVNKLA; this is encoded by the coding sequence ATGGCAAATCATAAATCAGCTTTAAAGAGAATCAGACAGAACGTAGCAAAAAGACTGCGTAACAAGTATTACCACAAAACTGCAAGAACAGCTTTGAAGGCATTGAGAAATGAAGAGGATAAAACTGTAGCGTCTGAACAGCTTCCAAAAGTGATCGCTTTAGTAGATAAATTGGCTAAGAGAAACATTATCCATAAGAATAAAGCCTCTAATCTTAAGAGTAAACTTACAAAACACGTTAACAAGTTAGCGTAA
- a CDS encoding N-acetylmuramoyl-L-alanine amidase family protein: MMITNFCFKKYFLPLFLLIFTAGTAQKKFTIVLDAGHGDHDVGATRSYEFGTPREKDITLGIVLKLGRMLEDNKAFRVIYTRKTDVYPSLTERTNLANRSKADLFVSVHVNSSPAKSATARGTETFVQGPNQNRENLEVAKKENDVIYLDAKDREVFATYDPTSPESLIALKIQQSKYLERSLFIGSFVEENFEKGGRYSRGVKQANLHILRMSAMPSVLIETGFVNNYDDAYFLYSEEGQKKTATQIYDAIIRYSRKVNGPEAVQAPKKEEKKEVPLKNDFRILLMSSPIKYNYGDPAFKGLNYILALKENGLYKYYYSVSNLASVRDANLKTARDAGFRTASPVGFIPGQSLRTGYYTLEVFVGKDKLPSDSYIIKNLKDLKREKLNGMFYYTYGNVKTLEEAVTLQKSLEDKGIKNSVIQKAAK; encoded by the coding sequence ATGATGATAACAAACTTTTGTTTTAAAAAATATTTTTTACCTCTTTTCTTACTAATTTTCACCGCAGGTACCGCCCAGAAGAAGTTTACGATTGTTCTGGATGCCGGACACGGTGACCACGATGTGGGAGCTACGCGATCCTACGAATTTGGAACTCCGCGTGAGAAAGACATTACCCTTGGCATCGTACTTAAACTGGGACGGATGCTGGAGGACAATAAAGCTTTCCGTGTAATCTATACACGCAAGACAGATGTGTACCCATCTTTAACCGAGCGTACCAATCTGGCAAACCGCAGCAAGGCAGATCTTTTTGTTTCAGTGCACGTAAATTCATCACCCGCAAAAAGTGCTACTGCCCGGGGAACGGAAACCTTCGTACAGGGGCCAAACCAGAACCGGGAAAATCTGGAAGTTGCAAAAAAAGAAAACGACGTTATCTATCTTGATGCCAAAGACCGCGAAGTTTTTGCAACCTACGACCCTACATCACCGGAATCATTGATCGCACTGAAGATTCAGCAGAGCAAATATCTGGAGCGCAGCCTATTTATTGGCAGTTTTGTAGAAGAAAACTTTGAAAAAGGCGGCCGTTACTCCCGTGGTGTAAAACAGGCTAACCTGCATATCCTCAGGATGAGTGCCATGCCTTCGGTTTTAATAGAGACCGGGTTTGTAAACAATTATGACGACGCTTATTTTCTTTACAGCGAAGAAGGGCAGAAAAAAACCGCAACGCAGATTTACGATGCGATTATACGTTATTCGCGTAAAGTAAACGGACCGGAAGCAGTGCAGGCACCAAAAAAAGAGGAGAAAAAAGAAGTTCCACTTAAAAACGATTTCAGAATCCTCCTTATGAGCAGCCCCATTAAGTACAACTACGGCGATCCTGCTTTTAAAGGTCTTAACTATATACTGGCCCTCAAGGAAAACGGCCTGTACAAATATTACTACAGTGTATCCAATCTTGCCAGTGTGCGGGATGCTAACCTGAAAACGGCGCGAGACGCCGGATTCAGAACGGCTTCGCCTGTGGGCTTTATACCGGGTCAGTCCCTGCGTACAGGTTATTATACTTTGGAAGTATTTGTTGGCAAGGATAAACTTCCGTCGGATTCCTATATTATAAAGAACCTGAAAGATTTGAAGCGCGAAAAGCTAAACGGTATGTTCTACTACACGTACGGTAATGTAAAAACTCTGGAGGAAGCAGTTACACTTCAGAAATCTTTGGAGGACAAAGGAATTAAAAATTCCGTAATCCAAAAAGCAGCAAAATAA